In Aedes albopictus strain Foshan chromosome 3, AalbF5, whole genome shotgun sequence, the following are encoded in one genomic region:
- the LOC109409886 gene encoding trophoblast glycoprotein has product MKMLKSRLVACGFALILTLSICLPNALASGAADDSDYHYADEYDDEYDDIYEDDSAREDQSSLDSDKLLPPVSSSTTTRSYTDSTTTAVATSRSTAAPPLWSDEDDVREEYPCPRDCTCEDGTKFLNCSGRSLLEVPTDLPRDVIRLDLSGNNIKAVPVEAFQNCTEVREILLDRNVIEQLDKEVFMKLVRLDVLGLGGNQLSHLAVDTFGEAHGLRRLVLNENPLVVPDEGPFLEQEELEELEMARCNLTELNKDTFSALAALKWLNLAGNEFDEDLSTDVFEPLQNLQRLHVPPLSEDTVRDLCDVVKSIDVVDITTHNVSCFYLASETSYEESIITQRPITPEPKKETTEAPEESRPSKPTKQVKKVVLNENEIDSDEDSAVQGTPAPPSRPSVPSRKSSSTTTTTTAAPTVSGPSSASITHAADDPKEDVKKENTTDHGNQSLLSSISSDTMKQLLMGIIGLGLLILLIGIICRQTGLKNKLCGSKRRPAPTDQVRPAEEVPLNKV; this is encoded by the exons CATCTGTTTGCCGAATGCCTTGGCCAGCGGTGCCGCCGATGACAGCGACTACCACTACGCCGACGAGTACGACGATGAGTATGACGACATCTACGAGGACGACTCAGCCCGGGAGGACCAGAGTTCACTTGACAGTGACAAATTGTTGCCGCCGGTCAGTAGTAGCACCACCACCCGGAGTTACACGGACAGTACAACGACGGCTGTGGCGACCAGCCGTAGTACGGCAGCTCCACCGCTGTGGAGCGATGAAGATGACG TCCGGGAGGAGTACCCGTGTCCACGGGATTGCACCTGCGAGGACGGAACCAAGTTTCTGAACTGCTCCGGGAGATCCCTGCTGGAAGTTCCGACGGATCTACCGCGGGATGTGATCCGGTTGGACCTAAGTGGGAACAACATTAAGGCGGTTCCGGTGGAAGCGTTCCAGAACTGTACGGAGGTGCGGGAGATTCTGCTGGATCGGAACGTGATCGAACAGCTGGACAAGGAGGTGTTCATGAAGTTGGTACGGCTGGATGTGCTGGGGTTGGGTGGGAATCAGTTGAGTCATTTGGCGGTGGATACGTTTGGGGAGGCACACGGGCTGAGGAGGTTGGTGCTGAACGAGAATCCGCTGGTGGTGCCGGATGAGGGGCCGTTTTTGGAACAGGAGGAACTGGAAGAGCTGGAGATGGCTCGGTGTAACTTGACGGAACTGAACAAGGATACGTTCAGTGCGTTGGCGGCGTTGAAGTGGCTGAATTTGGCGGGGAACGAGTTCGATGAG GATCTCAGCACCGATGTTTTCGAACCGCTGCAGAACCTCCAGCGGTTACACGTCCCACCGCTTTCCGAGGACACCGTTCGCGACCTATGCGACGTAGTAAAATCGATCGACGTCGTAGACATCACGACCCACAACGTCAGCTGCTTCTACCTAGCATCAGAGACGTCCTACGAGGAAAGCATAATCACTCAACGTCCAATCACCCCGGAGCCAAAGAAGGAAACCACCGAAG CGCCCGAAGAGAGCAGGCCCAGCAAGCCGACCAAACAGGTGAAGAAAGTGGTCCTAAACGAGAATGAAATTGACTCCGATGAGGACTCAGCGGTCCAGGGAACGCCTGCTCCTCCATCCAGGCCTTCGGTGCCGTCACGGAAATCATCCAGCACTACCACCACTACCACCGCTGCTCCCACGGTCAGTGGTCCATCGTCAGCTTCGATAACCCACGCGGCGGACGACCCCAAGGAGGACGTCAAGAAGGAGAACACAACCGATCATGGCAACCAATCGCTGCTGTCCTCGATCAGTTCCGACACCATGAAGCAACTGCTGATGGGAATCATCGGGCTGGGGTTGCTCATCCTGCTGATCGGTATCATCTGCCGACAGACGGGCCTCAAGAACAAACTCTGCGGCTCCAAGCGAAGACCTGCCCCAACGGATCAGGTGCGACCGGCCGAGGAAGTACCGCTGAACAAAGTCTAG